A genomic region of Streptomyces rimosus contains the following coding sequences:
- a CDS encoding glycosyltransferase family 2 protein, with the protein MTHSSARRRGLPPPPAAEAVPGQGAGAGPYDYARFSRLAGPLTEPGPEEPGVPYRVRYRSLLGAGKHRVRTALLLAGAPLVSLGLLVWLMQPQHWVHRPGVSAWERAADLVMLISLGLLEGFRLVNVASNAHATLMARDPIPVVAAPGSRVALLTSFVPGKEPLAMVRATLQGARAVRHRGRVDVWLLDEGNTRAARQLCRELGVRHFSRKNVVKWNQPSGPFRARTKHGNYNAWLDRHGHAYDFMAGVDTDHVPLPEFLERMLGYFRDPDVAFVVGPQVYGNCTSALARACESQQFLFHALIQRAGNAYRAPMFVGTNNCVRIGALKQVGGLYDSITEDMATGMEIHRHRNPATGQRWRSVYTPDVLAVGEGPATWSDFFNQQLRWSRGTYETLGRQFPRAVRSLAPGRVLNYALMIAYYPLTAVNWALGGLSCLLFLGLGASGLHIETQVWLMLYSDAAALQIGLYLWNRRHNVSPHEPQGSSGAAGMALSALAAPLYARSLTAALLRRKAGFVVTAKGETASPDTWRTFATHLGWASLFAGCLLAAPLLGHLHIAMCLWAALALVIALAPPLLWRLGARTAAAAPDRSVPPHPTAAAAAAVPAPP; encoded by the coding sequence ATGACGCACAGCAGCGCTCGGCGGCGCGGCCTCCCGCCGCCTCCGGCCGCGGAGGCCGTCCCGGGCCAGGGGGCCGGGGCCGGGCCGTACGACTATGCGCGGTTCAGCCGACTGGCGGGCCCGCTGACCGAACCCGGCCCGGAGGAGCCCGGCGTCCCCTATCGGGTGCGCTACCGCAGTCTGCTGGGCGCCGGGAAGCACCGGGTGCGCACCGCGCTGCTGCTGGCCGGCGCACCGCTCGTCTCGCTGGGTCTGCTGGTGTGGCTGATGCAGCCGCAGCACTGGGTGCACCGCCCGGGGGTGAGCGCCTGGGAGCGGGCCGCGGACCTGGTCATGCTCATATCCCTGGGGCTGCTGGAAGGTTTCCGCCTGGTCAACGTGGCCTCCAACGCGCACGCCACCTTGATGGCGCGCGATCCCATACCGGTGGTGGCTGCGCCGGGCTCCCGGGTGGCGCTGCTGACCAGTTTCGTGCCCGGCAAGGAGCCCCTGGCCATGGTGCGGGCCACACTGCAGGGGGCGCGGGCGGTACGCCACCGGGGGCGGGTGGACGTGTGGCTGCTGGACGAAGGCAACACCCGGGCGGCGCGGCAGCTGTGCCGCGAACTGGGGGTGCGCCACTTCTCCCGGAAGAACGTCGTGAAATGGAACCAGCCCTCGGGGCCGTTTCGCGCCCGCACCAAGCACGGCAACTACAACGCCTGGCTGGACCGGCACGGGCACGCCTACGACTTCATGGCCGGGGTGGACACCGATCACGTGCCGCTGCCGGAGTTCCTGGAGCGGATGCTGGGCTACTTCCGTGACCCGGACGTCGCCTTCGTCGTCGGCCCCCAGGTCTACGGCAACTGCACCAGCGCGCTCGCCCGGGCGTGCGAGAGCCAGCAGTTCCTCTTCCACGCCCTGATACAGCGGGCCGGCAACGCCTACCGGGCCCCGATGTTCGTGGGCACCAACAACTGCGTGCGCATCGGCGCGCTGAAGCAGGTCGGCGGGCTGTACGACTCGATAACCGAGGACATGGCCACCGGCATGGAGATCCACCGGCACCGCAACCCGGCCACCGGACAGCGGTGGCGCTCGGTGTACACCCCCGACGTCCTGGCGGTCGGCGAGGGACCGGCCACCTGGAGCGACTTCTTCAACCAGCAGCTGCGCTGGAGCCGGGGCACCTACGAGACGCTGGGCCGCCAGTTCCCGCGCGCCGTGCGGTCGCTGGCGCCCGGACGCGTCCTCAACTACGCGCTGATGATCGCCTACTACCCGCTGACGGCCGTCAACTGGGCTCTCGGCGGCCTGTCGTGCCTGCTGTTTCTGGGGCTGGGGGCCTCCGGCCTGCACATCGAGACGCAGGTGTGGCTGATGCTCTACAGCGATGCGGCGGCCCTGCAGATCGGCCTGTATCTGTGGAACCGCCGGCACAACGTCAGCCCGCACGAGCCGCAGGGCTCCTCGGGCGCGGCCGGGATGGCACTGTCGGCGCTGGCCGCCCCGCTGTACGCGCGCTCCCTGACCGCGGCCCTGCTGCGACGCAAGGCCGGCTTCGTGGTCACCGCCAAGGGAGAGACCGCCAGCCCCGACACCTGGCGCACCTTTGCCACCCACCTGGGCTGGGCGTCGCTGTTCGCCGGCTGCCTGCTCGCCGCGCCGCTGCTCGGCCATCTGCACATCGCCATGTGCCTGTGGGCCGCCCTGGCGCTCGTCATCGCCCTGGCCCCGCCCCTGCTGTGGCGCCTGGGCGCCCGCACCGCCGCGGCCGCGCCGGATCGCAGCGTCCCGCCGCACCCGACTGCGGCTGCGGCTGCGGCGGTGCCCGCACCGCCCTAA
- a CDS encoding DUF4956 domain-containing protein, with protein METLGQLAAHLALDLAAVGVLTFAIYYPRHRRRDLVPAYLALNVALFAVVSALAQVGEGGMALGFGLFGVLSIVRLRSDSVQHEEVAYYFTTLVLGLLCGLPHLRFSVAAALAGLLLLVMYGADHPRLMARTRRIVVTLDTVHADPQAVRDDLARRLGAPLNWTVNEVDYVRDLMVVDVRFRLPDTSTAPTRTAPPDEHSRRTRTPAPSDAHPQPRSLSEETV; from the coding sequence ATGGAGACGCTGGGGCAGCTCGCCGCTCATCTGGCGCTCGATCTCGCCGCGGTGGGCGTGCTGACGTTCGCCATCTACTACCCGCGCCACCGGCGCCGCGATCTGGTGCCCGCCTACCTGGCGCTCAACGTCGCGCTGTTCGCGGTCGTCTCGGCGCTGGCCCAGGTCGGCGAGGGTGGCATGGCCCTGGGCTTCGGTCTGTTCGGGGTGCTGTCGATCGTCCGGCTGCGCTCCGACTCGGTCCAGCACGAGGAGGTCGCGTACTACTTCACGACCCTGGTGCTCGGCCTGCTGTGCGGCCTGCCGCATCTGAGGTTCTCCGTCGCCGCGGCGCTCGCCGGGCTGCTGCTCCTGGTCATGTACGGCGCCGACCACCCGCGCCTGATGGCCCGTACCCGCCGCATCGTCGTCACCCTGGACACCGTGCACGCCGACCCCCAGGCGGTCCGCGACGACCTGGCGCGCAGACTCGGCGCCCCCCTCAACTGGACGGTCAACGAGGTGGATTACGTCCGGGACCTGATGGTGGTGGACGTCCGCTTCCGCCTTCCGGACACGTCCACGGCGCCCACCCGCACGGCACCCCCGGACGAGCATTCCCGACGGACCCGCACGCCCGCTCCCTCCGACGCTCACCCGCAGCCCCGCTCCCTCTCCGAGGAGACCGTGTGA